A stretch of the Clostridia bacterium genome encodes the following:
- the tig gene encoding trigger factor: MSNNTLKVTVKIGAQTKDFDLAYTVEKSDNLTEVYAFTVEGEAWKAFEELAYIQNKGKFNIVGFRKGHAPKSVIENTYGKDVFVSDTEEVAVNEVYNALMESKTVDYAKLAMRPALDVSALENGKVSFSLTVAYMPSDVEIKYTGLEIQKVLPDVDGAVEREVAAARDRAGFWEVVDREVKNGDQINLDYSGSIDGVKFDGGTAEKQDLVIGSGAFIPGFEDQLVGAKAGEERDVKVTFPGDYGAKDLAGKEAVFACKVNTVKEKKLPELDDDFAKDVSEFDTLEAYKADIRKKAEERETKNAEIATSNRIVEALIKNNSIELSAALIDQRAQNMLADMRHNMESQGIPFATYLKYIGKTEQDLIDGYKAEAKDRETTRFIMNHIVEKENIQVTQADFEAAIEVRAASAGKKTGDYRRNMKQDEADYILNTLMTDKIIKFLSEHNDLKE, from the coding sequence ATGAGCAACAATACATTGAAAGTAACCGTTAAAATCGGCGCGCAAACGAAAGATTTCGACCTCGCTTACACCGTCGAAAAGTCCGACAATTTGACCGAAGTTTATGCCTTCACCGTTGAAGGCGAAGCTTGGAAAGCGTTTGAAGAACTTGCGTATATCCAAAATAAAGGTAAGTTCAACATCGTCGGATTCAGAAAAGGACACGCTCCCAAATCGGTTATCGAAAATACCTACGGAAAAGACGTTTTCGTCTCCGACACCGAAGAAGTCGCCGTGAACGAAGTCTATAACGCTTTGATGGAAAGCAAGACCGTCGACTACGCGAAGCTCGCGATGCGTCCCGCGCTTGACGTCTCCGCTCTCGAAAACGGAAAAGTTTCGTTTAGTTTGACCGTCGCGTATATGCCTTCCGACGTCGAAATCAAATACACCGGTCTCGAAATCCAAAAGGTTTTGCCGGACGTGGACGGCGCGGTCGAGCGCGAAGTCGCCGCCGCTCGCGACAGAGCGGGCTTTTGGGAGGTCGTCGATCGCGAAGTCAAGAACGGCGATCAGATCAACCTTGATTACAGCGGCTCGATCGACGGCGTCAAGTTCGACGGAGGCACCGCGGAAAAGCAAGATCTCGTGATCGGAAGCGGCGCGTTCATCCCCGGTTTCGAAGATCAACTCGTCGGCGCGAAAGCGGGCGAGGAAAGAGACGTCAAAGTCACTTTCCCGGGAGATTACGGCGCGAAGGATCTCGCGGGTAAAGAAGCGGTCTTCGCTTGCAAAGTGAACACCGTTAAAGAGAAGAAACTCCCCGAGTTGGACGATGATTTCGCGAAAGACGTCAGCGAATTCGACACCCTTGAAGCTTATAAAGCGGATATCCGCAAGAAAGCGGAAGAGCGCGAAACCAAGAACGCCGAGATCGCGACCTCGAACCGCATCGTCGAAGCTTTGATCAAAAACAACTCGATCGAATTGTCTGCCGCGCTCATCGACCAAAGAGCCCAGAATATGCTTGCGGATATGCGCCACAATATGGAAAGCCAAGGCATTCCTTTCGCGACCTATTTGAAGTATATCGGGAAGACCGAGCAGGATCTGATCGACGGCTATAAAGCCGAAGCGAAAGATCGCGAAACGACCCGCTTTATTATGAATCACATCGTCGAAAAAGAGAACATCCAAGTTACCCAAGCGGATTTCGAAGCGGCGATCGAAGTCAGAGCGGCTTCCGCGGGTAAAAAGACCGGCGATTACAGAAGAAATATGAAGCAAGACGAAGCCGATTATATCCTCAACACCCTTATGACGGATAAGATTATCAAATTCCTCTCCGAACATAACGATTTGAAGGAATAG
- a CDS encoding NFACT family protein, with protein MPSDFITLNALARELNNTLAGGKIRRICQPEKDEITLSVFNGKTNLLLVVSANPNSPRVHLTTTKKENPYAAPPLLMILRKYVGAAVIKNVSTLANDRILRFTLQSRNEMFDDETFYLVCELMGRYSNLILLNEDGRILDSLHKLVPDEQQKRQILPNAFYLPPEQNKVFIGDKEGLKNALEKTDRNFRDFLVKETAGVSGASADQILFEAEKRGGLTPETISEVAFEFTDIYSSKYFCPTLKTGEKADFFPYRYAFAAVELRERLNDCADEVFSACDREQRVKAKAKELERVLNAAVKKAKNSISILLKKLSEEEKAEEIRIKAELITSNLYKIAPRETKVEVYDYYKNENVTVDLDPALSPSAYAQKLYKKYAKLKRGKEINAQMLEQNEANLEYFATLLSSLRLATNLEDVSITEEEMIAAGLIRKKQTKGKEKKILPKYYAFLCEGFKILCGRGGAQNEEVTFKEAKENDLWLHAAKSHGAHVVILTEKKAVPDEVLLRAAEIAAYYSERRSDENVAIDYTIRKNVRRHPAKKIGLVIYNDYKTVVVKPDPHSELSV; from the coding sequence ATGCCAAGCGATTTCATTACGCTAAACGCCCTCGCCCGCGAACTGAACAACACGCTCGCAGGCGGGAAAATACGAAGGATCTGCCAGCCCGAGAAGGACGAGATCACACTCAGCGTTTTCAACGGAAAAACCAATCTTTTATTGGTCGTCAGCGCGAATCCGAATTCTCCGCGCGTCCATTTGACGACGACGAAAAAAGAGAATCCCTATGCGGCGCCCCCTCTTCTCATGATTCTCCGAAAATACGTCGGAGCCGCCGTCATCAAAAACGTCTCCACCCTCGCGAACGACAGGATTCTCAGATTTACTCTGCAATCCAGAAACGAAATGTTCGACGATGAAACCTTCTATCTCGTTTGCGAGCTCATGGGTCGTTACAGCAACCTCATTCTTTTGAACGAAGACGGCCGCATTCTCGATTCGCTGCATAAGCTCGTCCCGGACGAGCAGCAAAAAAGGCAGATCCTGCCGAACGCCTTCTATCTCCCGCCCGAACAGAACAAAGTCTTCATCGGCGACAAAGAAGGATTGAAAAACGCGCTCGAAAAAACCGATCGGAATTTCCGCGATTTCCTCGTAAAAGAAACGGCGGGCGTTTCGGGAGCAAGCGCGGATCAAATCCTTTTCGAAGCGGAAAAGCGAGGCGGACTTACGCCCGAGACGATTTCCGAAGTCGCATTCGAATTTACCGACATCTATTCGTCGAAATACTTTTGCCCGACTCTGAAAACGGGCGAAAAAGCGGATTTCTTCCCCTATCGCTATGCGTTCGCCGCGGTCGAACTACGCGAGCGATTAAACGATTGCGCGGACGAAGTATTCTCCGCATGCGACAGAGAACAGCGCGTAAAAGCGAAAGCAAAAGAGCTCGAACGCGTCTTGAACGCGGCGGTCAAAAAAGCGAAAAACTCCATTTCGATCCTCCTCAAAAAGCTCAGCGAAGAGGAAAAAGCGGAAGAGATCCGAATCAAAGCCGAACTCATCACTTCGAATTTATACAAGATCGCGCCTCGCGAAACGAAAGTCGAAGTCTACGATTATTACAAAAACGAGAACGTAACCGTCGACCTCGACCCCGCGCTCTCGCCTTCCGCATACGCGCAAAAGCTTTATAAAAAGTACGCGAAACTCAAACGCGGAAAAGAGATCAACGCGCAAATGCTCGAACAAAACGAAGCGAATCTCGAATACTTCGCGACCCTGCTCTCTTCTCTCCGACTTGCGACGAATCTCGAAGACGTCTCGATCACGGAAGAAGAAATGATCGCGGCGGGTCTGATTCGAAAAAAGCAGACCAAAGGAAAGGAGAAAAAGATCCTGCCGAAATATTACGCGTTTTTATGCGAAGGGTTTAAGATCCTCTGCGGTCGCGGCGGCGCGCAAAACGAAGAAGTGACCTTCAAAGAGGCGAAAGAAAACGATCTTTGGCTCCACGCCGCGAAATCGCACGGCGCGCACGTCGTCATTCTGACCGAGAAGAAAGCCGTTCCGGACGAAGTCTTGCTCCGCGCGGCGGAGATCGCCGCCTACTATTCCGAAAGACGCTCGGACGAAAACGTCGCGATCGATTACACGATCCGCAAAAACGTTCGCAGGCATCCCGCGAAAAAAATCGGGCTCGTGATCTACAACGATTATAAAACCGTCGTAGTCAAGCCCGATCCCCATTCGGAACTATCCGTCTGA
- a CDS encoding RluA family pseudouridine synthase, translating into MDRECKVETSGERLDVYLSAALEKTRSSIAKAVEDGRVLLNGKPVLKCGVKLSVGDVLSVSIPDAKPIEAKAEDLPIEIVYEDSSLAVVNKPQGMVTHPAAGSPDGTLVNALLYKIGDLSGINGEIRPGIVHRLDKDTSGLLVIAKNDAAHLSLSEQISSKKALRYYYALVEGNIAEDEGIIDKKIGRSKKDRKKMAVTEEGGRRAVTLFKVIARFQKYTLVECELKTGRTHQIRVHMKSISHPVVGDKTYGKANEKLAPYGQLLHAHKLVLFHPVTGEKMTFEAPLNAAFAAALQKLGFEGKL; encoded by the coding sequence ATGGATCGGGAATGTAAGGTCGAGACGAGCGGTGAAAGGTTGGACGTTTATCTGTCAGCCGCGCTTGAAAAGACTCGCTCTTCGATCGCGAAAGCCGTGGAAGACGGGCGCGTTCTTTTGAACGGGAAACCCGTTTTGAAATGCGGAGTAAAGCTCTCCGTGGGCGACGTCCTTTCCGTCTCGATCCCGGACGCGAAGCCGATCGAAGCGAAAGCGGAAGATCTTCCGATCGAGATCGTCTACGAGGATTCCTCTCTCGCCGTCGTCAATAAACCGCAGGGAATGGTCACGCATCCCGCGGCGGGTTCTCCGGACGGGACGCTCGTAAACGCGCTTTTATATAAGATCGGCGATCTCAGCGGCATAAACGGAGAGATCCGACCGGGCATCGTCCATCGCTTGGATAAGGACACTTCGGGGCTTCTCGTGATCGCGAAAAACGACGCGGCGCATCTCTCTCTTTCGGAGCAGATATCCTCTAAAAAAGCGTTGCGCTACTATTATGCGCTCGTCGAGGGGAATATCGCGGAAGACGAAGGAATCATCGATAAAAAGATCGGAAGAAGCAAAAAGGATCGAAAGAAAATGGCGGTGACCGAGGAAGGAGGCAGGAGAGCCGTGACCCTGTTTAAGGTCATTGCCCGTTTTCAAAAATACACCCTTGTGGAATGCGAACTCAAAACGGGGCGAACGCACCAAATCCGCGTCCATATGAAAAGCATCTCGCATCCCGTCGTCGGGGATAAAACCTACGGAAAAGCAAATGAAAAACTCGCGCCTTACGGGCAACTCTTACACGCGCACAAACTCGTCCTCTTTCATCCGGTGACGGGAGAAAAAATGACGTTCGAAGCGCCGCTGAACGCCGCGTTCGCCGCCGCGCTTCAAAAACTCGGTTTCGAGGGAAAACTCTGA
- the lspA gene encoding signal peptidase II, with protein sequence MVILIVDVLIVAALLAGDLISKHFAAKYLLSGDGSYEAIKGVLTFRYSENTGAAFGIFSNSRIFLCVLVGIVVAGIVGFMAYHLVKKKYKEKGGVLLHVALSFIVAGGLGNLIDRAMLGYVRDFIDYTIVYTLFKRNFAICNLADVFLTFGVIMLVVYLIIFYAEDTKKRKETAEVLPSDSPASEGDAKDSGEVDGDEKEMSDDLIASDSERGENGSGM encoded by the coding sequence ATGGTTATTTTAATCGTTGACGTTTTGATCGTCGCCGCGCTGCTTGCGGGCGACCTCATTTCCAAGCATTTCGCCGCGAAATATTTGCTGTCGGGCGACGGGTCGTATGAAGCGATCAAAGGCGTTCTGACCTTTCGTTACAGCGAAAACACGGGCGCGGCGTTCGGTATTTTCAGCAATTCGAGGATCTTTTTATGCGTTCTCGTCGGCATCGTCGTCGCGGGGATCGTTGGCTTTATGGCGTATCATCTCGTGAAAAAGAAGTACAAGGAAAAAGGCGGCGTCCTTCTTCACGTCGCTTTGTCCTTTATCGTGGCGGGCGGGCTCGGTAATTTGATCGATCGGGCGATGCTCGGTTACGTCCGCGACTTTATCGACTACACGATCGTTTACACGCTTTTCAAACGAAACTTCGCGATCTGCAACCTCGCCGACGTGTTTTTGACCTTCGGCGTCATTATGCTCGTCGTCTACTTGATCATCTTTTACGCGGAAGATACGAAGAAAAGAAAAGAAACCGCAGAGGTCCTCCCGTCGGATTCGCCTGCTTCGGAAGGCGACGCGAAAGATTCGGGCGAGGTCGACGGTGACGAAAAAGAAATGTCCGACGATTTGATCGCAAGCGATTCGGAAAGAGGGGAAAATGGATCGGGAATGTAA